From the genome of Dehalobacter sp.:
TTTAGAGGACGGGAGATAACACACCCAGACCATGGTAAAGTATTGTGTTTACGAATGGCTGAATTTCTTCGTGAAGAAGCTCTTGTCGAGCGTGAACCCAAAGTCGAAGGCCGCAATATGGTTATGATTTTAGCTCCTTCCGCACATAAACACGATTAAAATGAAAAGGGGGTTATCATAAATGCCTAAAATGAAAACACATCGTGGAGCTGCCAAGCGTATTAAGAAAACGGCTACCGGCAAAATTGTTTGTTATCATGCGTATAAAAGCCATATCCTGGAGAAGAAGTCGCCAAAGCGTAAACGGAATCTTCGCAAAGCGGCGGTTATGCATAGTACCGACGCGAAGCGTATTGCTCGTCTGATCGCTTATGTTAAATAAGAATATCACTTAAAGGAGGTCTTTAAAAATGGCCCGTGTAAAAAGAGGCGTCAGAGCACATGAACGCCATAAAAAAATATTAAAATTAGCCAGAGGATATAGAGGACGTAAGAGCAAACTTTTCAGAATGGCCAAACAGCAAGTCGTTAAATCGATGGCGTATGCTTATGTTCACCGCAAACAGAGAAGACGCGATTTTCGCAAACTGTGGATCACCAGGATTAATGCAGCTGCCCGAATGAATAACATTACGTATAACCGGCTGATGTACGGTCTGAAGCTGGCCAATGTCAATATCAACCGCAAAATGCTGGCCGATTTGGCAGTCAATGATCCTGCAGCTTTTACCAAACTTGTAGAAGTTGCCCAAAGCAAACTTGAAAACACCCATGCAAAAGCTCAGGCAAATGCTTAAGTCAAGAATACCTATGAATCTTTGGAGTTCGGTCTTTTCAGGACCGGACTCCTGCTCTATTTCAGGTAGTCCGGGAGGATCATCATGATTGTTTCTTTGCAGAATGGACAGGTCAAGCATGTGGTATCCCTGCATGATAAAAAAGGCCGTAAAGAATATAGGGAATTCCTTGTAGAAGGCAAACGTTTTGTACAGGAAGCCATTCTCAGGCAAGCGCAGCTTAAGAAAGTTTATTATACGGCCCAGGACGCAGCGACAGGACCATCAGATCCGCAGTACTCCTTAAATATTTCCGGACTGGTGACGGAGGTACGTGCGCTGGGAATAGAAGCTGAAGAGGTGTCTGAAGCGGTGATGCGCAAAATGAGCGCTACAGAAGAGCCTCAGGGTATCCTTGGAATCATCCGGAGAACTGAATTTGACTGGCAGGATATCAAGGTTCGGAAAGATACCATTCTTCTCGTCGTCGATGGAATCCAGGACCCGGGTAATTTGGGCACGATTTTAAGAACCGCCCTGGCTGCAGATGTCAAGCAAATCA
Proteins encoded in this window:
- the rpmI gene encoding 50S ribosomal protein L35, which encodes MPKMKTHRGAAKRIKKTATGKIVCYHAYKSHILEKKSPKRKRNLRKAAVMHSTDAKRIARLIAYVK
- the rplT gene encoding 50S ribosomal protein L20 is translated as MARVKRGVRAHERHKKILKLARGYRGRKSKLFRMAKQQVVKSMAYAYVHRKQRRRDFRKLWITRINAAARMNNITYNRLMYGLKLANVNINRKMLADLAVNDPAAFTKLVEVAQSKLENTHAKAQANA
- a CDS encoding RNA methyltransferase; protein product: MIVSLQNGQVKHVVSLHDKKGRKEYREFLVEGKRFVQEAILRQAQLKKVYYTAQDAATGPSDPQYSLNISGLVTEVRALGIEAEEVSEAVMRKMSATEEPQGILGIIRRTEFDWQDIKVRKDTILLVVDGIQDPGNLGTILRTALAADVKQIILTKKTVDLYNPKVLRSSMGSVFSEVILTDKTPEEIAIFCRQRECSMVVSTMGGTSIFKTNICEDYPLALIIGNEAAGPSAFFMEKAAKQYSIPMFNNVESLNASMAAGIFLYEMRRQGQFL